A single Brassica rapa cultivar Chiifu-401-42 chromosome A04, CAAS_Brap_v3.01, whole genome shotgun sequence DNA region contains:
- the LOC103863152 gene encoding uncharacterized protein LOC103863152: MFDKDEVAALECGDSDSDGYLDEVVDETRTDTMKRKVLSASVLTSCCDLVNEEQSAQALTSLLNWYRAACHYELEPSGMSSPDICYEIEDSETFPKVMIFVLQKADQTFRSILGLSSSSNKEKILKLKNNPKWDSVKPLVKSFFRSTIHLVKQAADLEITVFALAQLRVSFALKICRSLIPKRLFSLHNLPSYRRWLSVQRIRCFLVLATFFLLLFLFVFLASFDSSKQEAVEKIHSGHFTNCLDLWVSFISANVQDCDLQPLVYTIIQIINGVATLFIGPRYLLLRVKCIQWLNRLSRASGIFIRIASLVMDVLEYKTTNS; the protein is encoded by the exons ATGTTCGACAAAGATGAAGTTGCAGCTCTCGAATGTGGTGATTCAGATAGTGATGGATATCTTGACGAG GTGGTAGATGAAACTAGAACAGATACAATGAAGCGCAAAGTACTCTCTGCATCTGTTTTAACCTCTTGCTGTGACCTAGTCAATGAGGAACAGTCTGCTCAAGCATTAACCAGTTTGTTAAATTGGTACCGAGCTGCATGTCACTACGAACTCGAGCCATCAGGAATGAGTAGTCCTGATATATGCTATGAAATTGAGGACAGCGAGACATTCCCCAAGGTCATGATCTTTGTTCTCCAGAAAGCTGATCAGACTTTCAGAAGTATTCTGGGATTATCAAGCTCCAGTAACAAGGAGAAGATTCTGAAGTTGAAGAACAATCCAAAATGGGATAGTGTAAAACCACTCGTCAAATCTTTCTTTAGAAGCACCATCCATCTTGTCAAGCAGGCTGCAGATTTGGAGATAACAGTCTTTGCGCTTGCCCAACTCAGAGTTTCTTTTGCTCTCAAGATATGCAGAAGTCTTATACCAAAGCGTCTGTTTTCATTACACAACTTGCCAAGTTATCGAAGATGGCTCTCAGTACAAAGAATAAGGTGCTTCTTAGTCCTTGCAACGTTCTTTCTtctactttttttatttgtcttcTTAGCCTCTTTCGATTCTTCTAAGCAGGAAGCTGTGGAGAAGATACATAGCGGGCACTTCACAAACTGCCTTGATCTCTGGGTGAGTTTTATCTCCGCCAACGTTCAGGATTGTGATCTCCAGCCATTGGTGTATACTATCATTCAGATTATAAATGGAGTTGCTACACTATTTATTGGACCACGGTACCTTCTCCTAAGGGTTAAATGTATTCAATGGCTTAATCGTCTCTCTCGTGCAAGCGGTATATTCATTCGGATAGCATCATTGGTAATGGATGTGTTGGAATATAAAACCACAAATTCCTGA